From Tachyglossus aculeatus isolate mTacAcu1 chromosome 12 unlocalized genomic scaffold, mTacAcu1.pri SUPER_6_unloc_1, whole genome shotgun sequence, the proteins below share one genomic window:
- the RBM23 gene encoding probable RNA-binding protein 23 isoform X1, translating to MASDDFDIVIEAMLEAPYKKEEQRKEVKKDSPSTTTTTSSSSSTGAGGASSSSGSNTSGETSKKKRSRSHSRSKDRKRSRSRDRDRHRRRSSRSRSRDRQRRHRSRSRDRRRSSKSRSRDRRREERVRYRSPPPAAGRRYGHSKSPHYREKSPVREPIDNLSPEERDARTVFCMQLAARIRPRDLEDFFSAVGKVRDVRIISDRNSRRSKGIAYVEFCEIQSVPLAIGLTGQRLLGVPIIVQASQAEKNRLAAMANNLQKGSGGPMRLYVGSLHFNITEDMLRGIFEPFGKIDNIVLMKDPDTGRSKGFGFLTFSDSECARRALEQLNGFELAGRPMRVGHVTERLDGGTDITFPDGGEELDLGTAGGRLQLMAKLAEGSGIQLPTSAAAQAAALQLNGAVPLGALNPAALTALSPALNLASQAIASQCFQLSSLFTPQTM from the exons ATGGCATCCGACGACTTCGACATCGTGATCGAGGCCATGCTGGAGGCCCCGTACAAGAAAGAGGAG cagaggaaggaggtgaagaAGGACAGCCCCAGCACGACCACCactaccagcagcagcagcagcaccggcGCGGGCGGCGCCagtagcagcagtggcagcaACACCAGCGGGGAGACGAGCAA GAAGAAGCGGAGCCGCAGCCACAGCAGAAGCAAGGACCGGAAGCGCAG CCGCAGCCGGGACCGGGACCGACACCGGAGGCGGAGCAGCCGCAGCCGCAGCCGCGACCGCCAGCGACGCCACCGCAGCCGCAGCCGGGACCGCCGGCGCAGCAGCAAGTCGCGCAGCCGGGACCGCCGGCGCGAGGAACGTGTGCGCTACAGGAGCCCCCCTCCCGCCGCCGG GCGCCGGTACGGACACAGCAAGAGCCCCCATTACCGAGAGAAGAGCCCAGTCAG GGAGCCCATCGATAACCTGAGCCCCGAGGAGCGCGACGCTCGCACCGTCTTCTGCATGCAGCTGGCCGCCCGCATCCGGCCCCGAGACCTGGAGGACTTCTTCTCGGCAGTTGGGAAG GTGCGTGACGTGCGGATCATCTCGGACCGGAACTCCCGCCGCTCCAAGGGCATCGCCTACGTGGAGTTCTGCGAGATCCAGTCCGTGCCCCTGGCCATCGGGCTGACGGGACAGCGCCTGCTGGGCGTTCCCATCATCGTCCAGGCTTCCCAG gccgAGAAGAACCGCCTGGCGGCCATGGCCAACAACCTGCAGAAGGGTAGCGGGGGCCCCATGCGTCTCTACGTGGGCTCCCTGCACTTCAACATCACGGAGGACATGCTGCGGGGCATCTTCGAGCCGTTCGGCAAG ATCGATAATATCGTCCTGATGAAGGATCCAGACACTGGCCGCTCTAAAGGCTTTGGCTTCCTGACG TTCTCCGACTCCGAGTGTGCCCGACGGGCCCTGGAGCAGCTGAACGGCTTCGAGCTGGCCGGGCGGCCCATGCGGGTGGGTCACGTGACCGAGCGGCTGGACGGCGGCACGGACATCACCTTCCCCGACGGGGGCGAGGAGCTGGACCTGGGGACGGCCGGGGGGCGTCTGCAGCTCATGGCCAAGCTGGCCGAGG GTTCCGGCATCCAACTCCCCACCTCCGCCGCGGCCCAGGCTGCCGCCCTGCAGCTGAACGGAGCCGTGCCCCTGGGGGCCCTGAACCCTGCCGCCCTGACCG CGCTCAGTCCGGCTCTGAACCTGGCGTCCCAGGCCATCGCCTCGCAGTGCTTCCAGCTCTCCAGCCTCTTCACCCCCCAGACCAT GTAA
- the RBM23 gene encoding probable RNA-binding protein 23 isoform X3, with translation MASDDFDIVIEAMLEAPYKKEEQRKEVKKDSPSTTTTTSSSSSTGAGGASSSSGSNTSGETSKKKRSRSHSRSKDRKRSRSRDRRRSSKSRSRDRRREERVRYRSPPPAAGRRYGHSKSPHYREKSPVREPIDNLSPEERDARTVFCMQLAARIRPRDLEDFFSAVGKVRDVRIISDRNSRRSKGIAYVEFCEIQSVPLAIGLTGQRLLGVPIIVQASQAEKNRLAAMANNLQKGSGGPMRLYVGSLHFNITEDMLRGIFEPFGKIDNIVLMKDPDTGRSKGFGFLTFSDSECARRALEQLNGFELAGRPMRVGHVTERLDGGTDITFPDGGEELDLGTAGGRLQLMAKLAEGSGIQLPTSAAAQAAALQLNGAVPLGALNPAALTALSPALNLASQAIASQCFQLSSLFTPQTM, from the exons ATGGCATCCGACGACTTCGACATCGTGATCGAGGCCATGCTGGAGGCCCCGTACAAGAAAGAGGAG cagaggaaggaggtgaagaAGGACAGCCCCAGCACGACCACCactaccagcagcagcagcagcaccggcGCGGGCGGCGCCagtagcagcagtggcagcaACACCAGCGGGGAGACGAGCAA GAAGAAGCGGAGCCGCAGCCACAGCAGAAGCAAGGACCGGAAGCGCAG CCGCAGCCGGGACCGCCGGCGCAGCAGCAAGTCGCGCAGCCGGGACCGCCGGCGCGAGGAACGTGTGCGCTACAGGAGCCCCCCTCCCGCCGCCGG GCGCCGGTACGGACACAGCAAGAGCCCCCATTACCGAGAGAAGAGCCCAGTCAG GGAGCCCATCGATAACCTGAGCCCCGAGGAGCGCGACGCTCGCACCGTCTTCTGCATGCAGCTGGCCGCCCGCATCCGGCCCCGAGACCTGGAGGACTTCTTCTCGGCAGTTGGGAAG GTGCGTGACGTGCGGATCATCTCGGACCGGAACTCCCGCCGCTCCAAGGGCATCGCCTACGTGGAGTTCTGCGAGATCCAGTCCGTGCCCCTGGCCATCGGGCTGACGGGACAGCGCCTGCTGGGCGTTCCCATCATCGTCCAGGCTTCCCAG gccgAGAAGAACCGCCTGGCGGCCATGGCCAACAACCTGCAGAAGGGTAGCGGGGGCCCCATGCGTCTCTACGTGGGCTCCCTGCACTTCAACATCACGGAGGACATGCTGCGGGGCATCTTCGAGCCGTTCGGCAAG ATCGATAATATCGTCCTGATGAAGGATCCAGACACTGGCCGCTCTAAAGGCTTTGGCTTCCTGACG TTCTCCGACTCCGAGTGTGCCCGACGGGCCCTGGAGCAGCTGAACGGCTTCGAGCTGGCCGGGCGGCCCATGCGGGTGGGTCACGTGACCGAGCGGCTGGACGGCGGCACGGACATCACCTTCCCCGACGGGGGCGAGGAGCTGGACCTGGGGACGGCCGGGGGGCGTCTGCAGCTCATGGCCAAGCTGGCCGAGG GTTCCGGCATCCAACTCCCCACCTCCGCCGCGGCCCAGGCTGCCGCCCTGCAGCTGAACGGAGCCGTGCCCCTGGGGGCCCTGAACCCTGCCGCCCTGACCG CGCTCAGTCCGGCTCTGAACCTGGCGTCCCAGGCCATCGCCTCGCAGTGCTTCCAGCTCTCCAGCCTCTTCACCCCCCAGACCAT GTAA
- the RBM23 gene encoding probable RNA-binding protein 23 isoform X2: MASDDFDIVIEAMLEAPYKKEEQRKEVKKDSPSTTTTTSSSSSTGAGGASSSSGSNTSGETSKKKRSRSHSRSKDRKRSRSRDRDRHRRRSSRSRSRDRQRRHRSRSRDRRRSSKSRSRDRRREERVRYRSPPPAAGRRYGHSKSPHYREKSPVREPIDNLSPEERDARTVFCMQLAARIRPRDLEDFFSAVGKVRDVRIISDRNSRRSKGIAYVEFCEIQSVPLAIGLTGQRLLGVPIIVQASQAEKNRLAAMANNLQKGSGGPMRLYVGSLHFNITEDMLRGIFEPFGKIDNIVLMKDPDTGRSKGFGFLTFSDSECARRALEQLNGFELAGRPMRVGHVTERLDGGTDITFPDGGEELDLGTAGGRLQLMAKLAEGSGIQLPTSAAAQAAALQLNGAVPLGALNPAALTALSPALNLASQAIASQCFQLSSLFTPQTM; the protein is encoded by the exons ATGGCATCCGACGACTTCGACATCGTGATCGAGGCCATGCTGGAGGCCCCGTACAAGAAAGAGGAG cagaggaaggaggtgaagaAGGACAGCCCCAGCACGACCACCactaccagcagcagcagcagcaccggcGCGGGCGGCGCCagtagcagcagtggcagcaACACCAGCGGGGAGACGAGCAA GAAGAAGCGGAGCCGCAGCCACAGCAGAAGCAAGGACCGGAAGCGCAG CCGCAGCCGGGACCGGGACCGACACCGGAGGCGGAGCAGCCGCAGCCGCAGCCGCGACCGCCAGCGACGCCACCGCAGCCGCAGCCGGGACCGCCGGCGCAGCAGCAAGTCGCGCAGCCGGGACCGCCGGCGCGAGGAACGTGTGCGCTACAGGAGCCCCCCTCCCGCCGCCGG GCGCCGGTACGGACACAGCAAGAGCCCCCATTACCGAGAGAAGAGCCCAGTCAG GGAGCCCATCGATAACCTGAGCCCCGAGGAGCGCGACGCTCGCACCGTCTTCTGCATGCAGCTGGCCGCCCGCATCCGGCCCCGAGACCTGGAGGACTTCTTCTCGGCAGTTGGGAAG GTGCGTGACGTGCGGATCATCTCGGACCGGAACTCCCGCCGCTCCAAGGGCATCGCCTACGTGGAGTTCTGCGAGATCCAGTCCGTGCCCCTGGCCATCGGGCTGACGGGACAGCGCCTGCTGGGCGTTCCCATCATCGTCCAGGCTTCCCAG gccgAGAAGAACCGCCTGGCGGCCATGGCCAACAACCTGCAGAAGGGTAGCGGGGGCCCCATGCGTCTCTACGTGGGCTCCCTGCACTTCAACATCACGGAGGACATGCTGCGGGGCATCTTCGAGCCGTTCGGCAAG ATCGATAATATCGTCCTGATGAAGGATCCAGACACTGGCCGCTCTAAAGGCTTTGGCTTCCTGACG TTCTCCGACTCCGAGTGTGCCCGACGGGCCCTGGAGCAGCTGAACGGCTTCGAGCTGGCCGGGCGGCCCATGCGGGTGGGTCACGTGACCGAGCGGCTGGACGGCGGCACGGACATCACCTTCCCCGACGGGGGCGAGGAGCTGGACCTGGGGACGGCCGGGGGGCGTCTGCAGCTCATGGCCAAGCTGGCCGAGG GTTCCGGCATCCAACTCCCCACCTCCGCCGCGGCCCAGGCTGCCGCCCTGCAGCTGAACGGAGCCGTGCCCCTGGGGGCCCTGAACCCTGCCGCCCTGACCG CGCTCAGTCCGGCTCTGAACCTGGCGTCCCAGGCCATCGCCTCGCAGTGCTTCCAGCTCTCCAGCCTCTTCACCCCCCAGACCATGTGA
- the PRMT5 gene encoding protein arginine N-methyltransferase 5 — protein MPVFHPRFKREFTQEPAKIRPGPQTRSDLLLSGRDWNTLIVGKLSPWIRPDSKVEKIRRNSEAAMLQELNFGAYLGLPAFLLPLNQEDNTNLARVLINHIHTGHHSSMFWMRVPLMAPEDLRDDVIENEPATRTDECAGEEKTWMWWHGFRTLCDYSKRIAVAIEVGPDLPSSHIIDRWLGEPIKAAILPTSIFLTNKKGFPVLSKMHQRLIFRLLKLEVQFIITGANHHSEKEFCSYLQYLEYLSQNRPPPNAYELFAKGYEDYLQSPLQPLMDNLESQTYEVFEKDPIKYSQYQQAIYKCLLDRVPEEEKDTNVQVLMVLGAGRGPLVNASLRAAKQADRRVRLYAVEKNPNAVVTLENWQFEEWGSQVTVVSSDMREWAAPEKADIIVSELLGSFADNELSPECLDGAQHFLKDDGVSIPGEYTSYLAPISSSKLYNEVRACREKDRDPEAQFEMPYVVRLHNFHQLAEPKPCFTFSHPNRDPVIDNNRYQTLEYPVEVNTVLHGFAGYFETVLYQDITLSIRPETHSPGMFSWFPILFPIKQPITVREGQTICVRFWRCSNSKKVWYEWAVTAPICSAIHNPTGRSYTIGL, from the exons ATGCCTGTTTTCCACCCTCGCTTCAAGAGGGAGTTCACCCAGGAgcccgccaagatccgccctggaCCCCAGACCCGATCCGACCTGCTGCTCTCCGGACGGG ATTGGAACACGTTGATCGTGGGGAAGCTCTCGCCCTGGATCCGCCCCGACTCCAAGGTGGAGAAGATCCGCAGGAACTCGGAGGCG GCCATGCTCCAGGAGCTGAATTTCGGGGCGTATCTGGGGCTCCCGGCTTTCCTGCTGCCCCTCAACCAGGAGGACAACACCAACCTGGCCAGAGTCCTGATCAATCACATCCACACTGGCCACCACTCTTCCATG TTCTGGATGCGGGTGCCCCTGATGGCTCCCGAAGACCTGCGGGACGACGTCATCGAGAACGAGCCGGCGACGCGGACGGACGAGTGCGCCGGGGAGGAGAAAACCTGGATGTG GTGGCACGGTTTCCGGACCCTGTGTGACTACAGCAAGCGGATTGCAGTGG CTATTGAGGTCGGCCCTGACCTCCCATCCAGTCACATCATCGACCGCTGGCTTGGGGAGCCCATCAAAGCAGCCATTCTGCCCACCAGCATCTTCCTGACCAATAAGAAGGGATTCCCGGTCCTCTCCAAGATGCACCAGAGGCTCATCTTTCGACTCCTCAAG CTGGAGGTGCAGTTCATCATCACGGGCGCTAACCACCATTCGGAGAAGGAATTCTGCTCCTACCTGCAGTACCTGGAGTACCTGAGCCAGAACCGCCCACCCCCCAACGCCTACGAGCTGTTCGCCAAGGGCTACGAGGACTATCTGCAGTCCCCGCTGCAG CCGCTGATGGACAACCTGGAGTCTCAGACGTACGAGGTGTTTGAAAAAGACCCCATCAAGTATTCCCAGTACCAGCAG GCCATCTACAAGTGCCTGCTGGACCGGGTGcccgaggaggagaaggacaccaATGTGCA GGTGTTGATGGTGCTGGGCGCCGGCCGGGGCCCCCTGGTAAACGCCTCCCTCCGAGCCGCCAAGCAGGCCGATCGGCGGGTCAGGCTGTACGCCGTCGAGAAGAACCCCAACGCCGTGGTGAC GCTGGAGAACTGGCAGTTCGAGGAGTGGGGCAGCCAGGTGACGGTGGTGTCATCCGACATGCGGGAGTGGGCGGCGCCCGAGAAGGCGGACATCATCGTCAGCGAGCTCCTGGGCTCCTTCGCCGACAACGAGCTGTCTCCCGAGTGCCTGGACGGGGCCCAGCACTTCCTGAAAG ATGATGGGGTGAGCATCCCCGGGGAGTACACCTCCTACttggctcccatctcctcctccaagctTTACAACGAGGTCCGGGCCTGTCGGGAGAAGGACCGAGACCCCGAG GCCCAGTTTGAGATGCCGTACGTGGTCCGGCTCCACAACTTCCACCAGCTGGCCGAGCCGAAGCCCTGCTTCACGTTCAGTCACCCGAACCGAG ACCCCGTGATCGACAACAACCGCTACCAGACCCTGGAGTATCCCGTGGAGGTGAACACGGTCCTGCACGGCTTCGCCGGCTACTTCGAGACGGTGCTGTACCAGGACATCACCCTGA GCATCCGCCCCGAGACGCATTCACCAGGCATGTTCTCCTGgtttcccatcctcttccccatcaaG CAACCCATCACGGTGCGAGAGGGCCAGACCATCTGCGTGCGCTTCTGGCGGTGCAGCAACTCCAAGAAGGTGTGGTACGAGTGGGCCGTGACGGCGCCCATCTGCTCCGCCATCCACAACCCCACGGGCCGCTCCTACACCATCGGCCTCTAG